In Deltaproteobacteria bacterium, a single genomic region encodes these proteins:
- a CDS encoding thioredoxin domain-containing protein, whose translation MSEPAPRPWLPLFVVTLLGVADGLYLTLVHLDYEVGRAGLASACHQFSSTGCSVTAGRFGDLVGIPVATLGMAGALAITVLTTLAWHRRDRWEDPYRAGIVVLASIALVVSLTMGVFSVMEGAWCPFCVAWYGINAVQLWLALRVRDRALAWRDVLDDALGLPSAVAAGVFALTVVGTMTWYGRERAALEEERDAAIIPALVAELRQSPPVEVGVPDAPRRGPADAEVVLVEFGDFQCPHCRKLFLGIEEYLATTGRRVAVEFAHFPLDKSCNPRVDTRHEHACAAAVAGECARRQDRFWELAAVLFEHQDDLEREQLRGYAGEVGLDVAAFDRCMVDPTATDKVTLDAELGMAYGITGTPTFFINGYKWTGAMPPQVLAGVIEGLLAPPTAQSAQ comes from the coding sequence GTGTCCGAGCCTGCGCCCCGCCCCTGGCTGCCTTTGTTCGTCGTCACGCTGCTCGGCGTGGCGGACGGCCTGTACCTGACGCTGGTGCACCTCGACTACGAGGTCGGTCGCGCGGGGCTCGCGAGCGCGTGCCACCAGTTCTCGTCGACCGGCTGCAGCGTCACCGCGGGTCGCTTCGGCGATCTCGTCGGCATCCCGGTCGCGACGCTGGGCATGGCAGGCGCGCTCGCGATCACCGTGCTCACCACACTCGCATGGCACCGCCGCGATCGCTGGGAGGATCCCTACCGCGCGGGCATCGTGGTGCTCGCCAGCATCGCCTTGGTCGTGTCGCTCACGATGGGTGTGTTCTCGGTGATGGAGGGCGCGTGGTGTCCGTTCTGCGTGGCCTGGTACGGCATCAACGCCGTGCAGCTGTGGCTGGCGCTGCGCGTGCGCGATCGTGCACTCGCGTGGCGTGACGTGCTCGACGACGCGCTCGGTCTGCCGTCGGCCGTGGCCGCGGGGGTCTTCGCGCTGACCGTGGTCGGCACCATGACCTGGTACGGCCGCGAGCGCGCGGCGCTCGAAGAGGAGCGCGACGCCGCGATCATCCCGGCGCTGGTGGCCGAGCTGCGACAGAGCCCGCCGGTGGAGGTCGGAGTCCCCGATGCGCCCCGTCGTGGACCGGCGGATGCCGAGGTCGTGCTGGTCGAGTTCGGCGACTTCCAGTGCCCGCACTGCCGCAAGCTGTTCCTCGGCATCGAGGAGTACCTGGCCACGACCGGGCGACGCGTGGCGGTCGAGTTCGCCCACTTCCCGCTCGACAAGAGCTGCAACCCGCGGGTCGACACGCGCCACGAGCACGCCTGCGCCGCGGCGGTCGCCGGCGAGTGTGCGCGTCGGCAAGACCGGTTCTGGGAGCTCGCAGCGGTGCTCTTCGAACACCAAGACGACCTCGAGCGCGAGCAGCTGCGAGGCTACGCCGGTGAGGTCGGCCTCGATGTCGCCGCCTTCGATCGATGCATGGTCGATCCCACGGCCACCGACAAGGTCACGCTCGACGCCGAGCTGGGCATGGCCTACGGCATCACCGGCACGCCGACCTTCTTCATCAACGGCTACAAGTGGACCGGCGCGATGCCACCGCAGGTGCTCGCGGGCGTCATCGAGGGCCTGCTCGCGCCACCCACCGCTCAATCGGCGCAGTAG
- a CDS encoding metallophosphoesterase: MKPPSWRLWPPLVLLCARLELGCVQPECSSPEYGNPECRVIAENDLARLHTAGDVEVRFQEPQVSSTASWSATGLLRELDPRAVHARVATPGAFALSFERTDAATTALHVVLDNVDPTATVMVGATEVSAVPGSTRRELDVTFDDDAPVWIRGSRSCPSRFRVAFTADIQTNPLQFERIVDRLREEHREAQAAGEPLVALVVAGDLAENSREDEFETVAEILARLPFPTAVVPGNHDVYRPLHPLYNRRFGPGNYAFTVCDVHVAMLDTGSGAIARSVQARLPELLDRGDARHLVAVMHHPPYAGVTGAGWSREDLAAQTLAEFALAGVDLVIAGHAHALHDFPHVEVAGTSLHEVVVGTGGAYQGVGVPRYGYLRASFDGDQLRTCFVEVPPPGLDTAASEPLRTLDYCAD, translated from the coding sequence ATGAAACCCCCGTCATGGCGGCTCTGGCCGCCGTTGGTCCTGCTGTGCGCCCGACTCGAGCTCGGCTGCGTGCAGCCCGAGTGCAGCTCGCCGGAGTACGGCAACCCCGAGTGCCGCGTGATCGCCGAGAACGACCTCGCGCGTCTGCACACCGCGGGCGACGTCGAGGTGCGCTTCCAGGAGCCGCAGGTGTCGAGCACCGCATCGTGGAGCGCGACCGGCCTGCTGCGCGAGCTCGATCCGCGGGCGGTGCACGCCCGCGTGGCCACGCCCGGCGCCTTCGCGCTCTCGTTCGAGCGCACCGACGCGGCGACCACGGCGCTGCATGTCGTGCTCGACAACGTCGATCCCACCGCCACCGTGATGGTCGGCGCGACCGAGGTGTCGGCGGTGCCCGGTAGCACGCGGCGCGAGCTCGACGTCACGTTCGACGACGACGCGCCGGTGTGGATCCGCGGCAGCCGCAGCTGTCCGTCGCGCTTCCGCGTGGCATTCACCGCCGACATCCAGACCAACCCGCTACAGTTCGAGCGCATCGTCGATCGTCTGCGCGAGGAGCATCGCGAGGCGCAGGCCGCTGGCGAGCCGCTGGTCGCGTTGGTGGTGGCCGGTGATCTGGCCGAGAACTCGCGCGAGGACGAGTTCGAGACCGTGGCCGAGATCCTCGCGCGCCTGCCGTTCCCGACCGCGGTGGTGCCCGGCAACCACGACGTGTATCGGCCGCTGCATCCGCTCTACAACCGGCGATTCGGCCCCGGGAACTACGCGTTCACGGTCTGCGACGTGCACGTCGCGATGCTCGACACCGGCAGCGGCGCGATCGCCCGCTCGGTGCAGGCGCGTCTGCCCGAGCTGCTCGATCGCGGCGATGCGCGGCACCTGGTGGCGGTGATGCACCATCCGCCCTACGCGGGGGTCACCGGCGCCGGCTGGTCACGGGAGGATCTCGCCGCGCAGACCCTCGCCGAGTTCGCGCTCGCGGGCGTCGACCTGGTGATCGCCGGCCACGCCCACGCGCTGCACGACTTCCCCCACGTCGAGGTTGCCGGCACGTCGCTGCACGAAGTGGTGGTGGGCACCGGTGGCGCCTATCAGGGGGTCGGCGTGCCACGCTACGGATACCTCCGTGCCAGCTTCGACGGTGACCAGCTGCGCACGTGCTTCGTCGAGGTGCCGCCGCCGGGACTCGACACCGCCGCGAGCGAGCCGCTGCGCACGCTCGACTACTGCGCCGATTGA
- a CDS encoding DUF1328 domain-containing protein, with translation MLQAAIALFVIALIAAVFGFGGLAAGVAGIAKIVMFVFLIGAVISLIVGLVRR, from the coding sequence ATGCTGCAAGCCGCCATCGCTCTCTTCGTCATCGCTCTCATCGCCGCCGTGTTCGGATTCGGTGGCCTCGCCGCGGGTGTCGCGGGCATCGCCAAGATCGTGATGTTCGTGTTCCTCATCGGTGCCGTCATCTCTCTCATCGTCGGCCTCGTCCGCCGCTAG
- a CDS encoding PEGA domain-containing protein: MAEPTHDDELPPRHLLEALTVPTLPGDFTDRVMDRLHPPRAQTPAPTASRLPWAIAAVSMAIAATAVASLVMMRPREPSEAPASPSAIAPSTGAPPTEPRADAPAPAVVAAAAPVSGHVVLTLEPQDAQVRLDGALRDGTSPVVLTNLPLGPHTVQVERVGFEPWTQRIDIPDDVLQLSVKLVPIPAAPALDIGAFVPPPPRRAKRPVVSGTGASDLKDPFGVPAPSRGAAPSDTIDLKNPYATD, from the coding sequence ATGGCTGAACCGACCCACGACGACGAGCTGCCCCCGCGGCATCTCCTGGAGGCCCTGACCGTGCCCACACTCCCCGGCGACTTCACCGATCGCGTGATGGATCGGCTGCATCCCCCACGTGCACAGACCCCCGCGCCGACGGCATCACGGTTGCCGTGGGCGATCGCGGCGGTATCGATGGCGATCGCCGCCACTGCGGTCGCGAGCCTGGTGATGATGCGACCGCGGGAACCGAGCGAGGCCCCCGCCTCGCCCAGTGCGATCGCGCCGAGCACGGGAGCACCACCGACGGAGCCACGGGCCGACGCGCCCGCGCCCGCGGTCGTTGCCGCAGCGGCGCCGGTGAGCGGCCACGTCGTGCTCACGCTGGAGCCCCAGGATGCACAGGTCCGCCTCGACGGTGCGCTGCGCGATGGCACCTCGCCGGTGGTGCTCACCAACCTCCCGCTCGGGCCCCATACGGTGCAGGTGGAGCGCGTCGGCTTCGAGCCGTGGACGCAGCGCATCGACATCCCCGACGACGTGCTGCAGCTGTCGGTGAAGCTGGTGCCGATCCCGGCCGCGCCCGCGCTCGACATCGGGGCGTTCGTGCCGCCACCGCCCCGTCGCGCCAAGCGGCCGGTGGTCTCGGGCACAGGCGCGTCCGATCTCAAGGACCCCTTCGGCGTTCCCGCACCCAGCCGCGGCGCAGCGCCGTCGGACACGATCGACTTGAAGAACCCCTACGCGACGGACTGA
- a CDS encoding pyridoxal phosphate-dependent aminotransferase, whose translation MTAVRAVPRTGVIFVTTEATRRGYDATDPEWCNLGQGQPETGDLPGAPARVLQVAIDPSEHDYAPVGGVWELRDAVAQMYNRIYRRGLRSQYSAENVCISGGGRVALTRALASLGGVNLGHFLPDYTAYEELLDIFRGFSAIPILLEPERGYAIDIADLRREVLGRGLSALLASNPCNPTGKLIGGDDLGRVVALGRELDCTLLLDEFYSHYVWIDRFGGELPVESAARYVEDVDRDPVVLFDGLTKNWRYPGWRVAWTVGPKRVVEAVTSAGSFLDGGGTRPLQRAALALLTPEHVEAETRAIATSFREKRRRFVARLRQLGVRLDREPEGTFYAWGDVSGLPPPLADGMSLFEQALTQKVIVVPGAFFDVNPGHRRARPSRFHRYVRFSFGPAMDVLDRACDRLGVLIEEAAAGRIG comes from the coding sequence ATGACGGCCGTGCGCGCGGTGCCCCGCACCGGCGTCATCTTCGTGACCACCGAGGCCACGCGTCGCGGCTACGACGCGACCGATCCCGAGTGGTGCAACCTCGGCCAAGGGCAGCCCGAGACCGGCGATCTGCCGGGCGCACCGGCGCGGGTGCTGCAGGTCGCGATCGATCCCAGCGAGCACGACTACGCCCCGGTCGGCGGGGTCTGGGAGCTGCGCGACGCGGTCGCGCAGATGTACAACCGCATCTATCGCCGAGGCCTGCGCTCGCAGTACTCGGCCGAGAACGTGTGCATCAGTGGCGGTGGGCGGGTCGCGCTCACGCGCGCGCTGGCGAGCCTGGGCGGCGTGAACCTCGGGCACTTCCTGCCCGACTACACCGCCTACGAAGAGCTGCTCGACATCTTTCGCGGCTTCTCGGCGATCCCGATCCTGCTCGAGCCCGAACGTGGCTACGCGATCGACATCGCCGACCTGCGTCGCGAGGTGCTCGGGCGCGGGCTCTCCGCGCTGCTGGCCAGCAACCCCTGCAACCCCACCGGCAAGCTCATCGGCGGTGACGACCTCGGCCGCGTGGTCGCGCTGGGGCGCGAGCTCGACTGCACCCTGCTGCTCGACGAGTTCTACTCGCACTACGTGTGGATCGATCGCTTCGGCGGCGAGCTGCCGGTGGAGAGCGCCGCCCGCTACGTCGAAGACGTCGACCGCGACCCGGTGGTGCTGTTCGATGGCCTCACCAAGAACTGGCGCTACCCGGGCTGGCGGGTGGCGTGGACGGTGGGGCCCAAGCGGGTGGTCGAGGCGGTCACCAGCGCGGGCTCGTTCCTCGACGGTGGCGGCACCCGTCCGCTGCAGCGGGCCGCGCTGGCGTTGCTGACCCCCGAGCACGTCGAGGCCGAGACCCGGGCGATCGCGACGAGCTTCCGCGAGAAGCGGCGGCGCTTCGTCGCGCGGCTCCGCCAGCTCGGCGTGCGGCTCGACCGCGAGCCCGAGGGCACGTTCTACGCATGGGGCGACGTGTCCGGTCTGCCGCCACCGTTGGCCGATGGCATGTCGCTGTTCGAGCAGGCGCTGACACAAAAGGTGATCGTGGTGCCGGGCGCATTCTTCGACGTGAACCCCGGGCATCGTCGCGCGCGCCCGTCGAGGTTCCATCGCTACGTGCGCTTCTCGTTCGGCCCGGCGATGGACGTGCTCGACCGCGCCTGCGATCGCCTCGGCGTGTTGATCGAAGAGGCCGCCGCGGGCCGCATCGGCTGA
- a CDS encoding BON domain-containing protein gives MSDPDTPPRRPATPADGTDLREIVVVAPSALGDSIVTALGADGGRAVRLASFDDALARVRPSTLALMVALTDAPTAAREVCRRVHGHAGGRRVPLLFVVERGDLSDSDARRLHDFGATAVLQWPEDAGLLRRFLPELLALPLETADEPDATDALRAAIHARLQGDRVLADKVDVRVHGGVAVLRGAVPSAWARSRLSRIVAAVPGITGVIDLGVIVDHPDVDDEALQASVDETLCSVGNIEGRGLRATVRDGVAVIGAAADDAVDPEVVTRVCNAVQQIPGVRRVLDWV, from the coding sequence ATGTCCGACCCCGACACCCCACCTCGACGGCCTGCGACGCCGGCCGACGGGACTGACCTCCGCGAGATCGTGGTGGTGGCCCCGTCGGCCCTGGGCGACTCGATCGTCACGGCACTCGGTGCCGATGGCGGGCGCGCCGTACGACTGGCGTCCTTCGACGATGCACTCGCGCGCGTACGACCCTCCACCTTGGCGCTGATGGTCGCGCTCACGGATGCGCCGACCGCCGCGCGAGAGGTCTGTCGACGCGTGCACGGCCACGCAGGTGGTCGCCGCGTGCCGCTGCTGTTCGTGGTCGAGCGCGGCGATCTCTCCGACTCCGACGCCCGACGCCTGCACGACTTCGGTGCCACCGCGGTCCTGCAGTGGCCGGAGGACGCGGGGCTGCTGCGACGGTTCCTGCCCGAGCTGCTGGCGTTGCCGCTCGAGACGGCCGACGAGCCCGATGCGACCGACGCACTGCGGGCCGCGATCCATGCCCGTCTCCAGGGCGACCGCGTGCTCGCCGACAAGGTCGACGTGCGCGTGCATGGTGGTGTCGCCGTGCTGCGCGGTGCGGTGCCATCGGCGTGGGCGCGCAGCCGGCTCTCGCGCATCGTCGCTGCGGTGCCCGGCATCACGGGCGTGATCGACCTCGGCGTGATCGTCGATCACCCCGACGTCGACGACGAGGCGCTGCAGGCCAGCGTCGACGAGACCCTGTGCTCGGTGGGCAACATCGAGGGCCGGGGCCTGCGGGCGACGGTGCGTGATGGCGTGGCCGTCATCGGCGCAGCTGCAGACGACGCGGTCGACCCCGAGGTCGTCACGCGGGTCTGCAATGCGGTGCAGCAGATCCCCGGTGTTCGCCGCGTGCTCGACTGGGTCTAG
- a CDS encoding SUMF1/EgtB/PvdO family nonheme iron enzyme — protein sequence MSARALLPYMLVLACTHATPSPSPVPAQQPSATPAPAPTPPTLALASHAATTPADDAGAPAPATPAVDAGAARLPDGTAIASCEDAPANMSCIPGGAMIRGTDDGPENTRPAATVHLQTFYMDRFEVTIAEYKACVRAGACPKGGPFYPDFSRPHQPIVGMTWRGAKAFCEAHGKQLPTEAQWEKAARGDAGALHPWGDERPSCRRAVIKDKRGRSCGTPMARSSEPYKGRTFVVGSRPAAAYGLYDMVGNAWEYVADWYAPDYASCGDACMGVDPKGPCGGVEPCPGHDQKLVKGGSWYWSGQLGNGAIRRAQPPDNRPFHHYGFRCAASLEQAAALRGKPLAAEAPREGEPNPDRERGL from the coding sequence ATGAGCGCGCGGGCGCTGCTGCCGTACATGTTGGTGCTGGCCTGCACCCACGCGACGCCGAGCCCATCGCCGGTGCCGGCGCAGCAACCCTCGGCCACCCCCGCGCCGGCACCGACGCCGCCGACGCTCGCACTCGCATCGCACGCCGCGACGACGCCCGCGGACGATGCCGGCGCGCCGGCCCCGGCCACGCCGGCGGTCGACGCCGGCGCAGCGCGACTGCCCGACGGCACCGCGATCGCAAGCTGCGAGGATGCGCCCGCCAACATGTCGTGCATCCCCGGCGGCGCGATGATCCGCGGCACCGACGATGGTCCCGAGAACACGCGACCGGCCGCCACGGTGCACCTGCAGACGTTCTACATGGACCGCTTCGAGGTCACGATTGCCGAGTACAAGGCCTGTGTGCGCGCGGGCGCGTGCCCCAAGGGCGGTCCGTTCTATCCCGACTTCTCGCGTCCGCATCAGCCCATCGTCGGCATGACCTGGCGCGGTGCGAAGGCCTTCTGCGAGGCCCACGGCAAGCAGCTACCGACCGAGGCGCAGTGGGAGAAGGCCGCTCGCGGTGATGCCGGCGCGCTGCACCCGTGGGGCGACGAGCGCCCCAGCTGTCGTCGCGCGGTGATCAAGGACAAGCGTGGCCGAAGCTGCGGCACACCGATGGCGCGCAGCTCGGAGCCCTACAAGGGCCGCACCTTCGTGGTCGGTTCGCGGCCCGCCGCCGCCTACGGCCTCTACGACATGGTCGGCAATGCCTGGGAGTACGTCGCCGACTGGTACGCGCCCGACTACGCCAGCTGCGGCGACGCGTGCATGGGTGTCGATCCCAAGGGTCCGTGCGGTGGGGTCGAGCCCTGCCCCGGCCACGACCAGAAGCTGGTCAAGGGCGGCTCGTGGTACTGGAGCGGCCAGCTGGGCAACGGCGCGATCCGTCGCGCACAGCCGCCGGACAATCGCCCCTTCCATCACTACGGCTTCCGCTGTGCGGCTTCGCTCGAGCAGGCCGCAGCGCTGCGCGGCAAGCCGCTCGCCGCCGAGGCCCCCCGCGAGGGCGAGCCGAATCCCGACCGCGAGCGTGGGCTGTAG
- a CDS encoding winged helix-turn-helix transcriptional regulator: protein MPLDAVYKALADPTRRRILALLRERDMTAGELADAFELSKPTLSGHFSVLKAAGLIDGEKQGTSITYRLQISVLEEALLGLMNSLDIGMRPRGRTTRARKVAP, encoded by the coding sequence ATGCCCCTCGATGCCGTCTACAAGGCCTTGGCCGACCCGACCCGCCGCCGCATCCTCGCGTTGCTCCGCGAGCGGGACATGACCGCCGGCGAGCTCGCCGATGCGTTCGAGCTGTCGAAGCCGACGCTGTCGGGCCACTTCTCGGTGCTGAAGGCCGCCGGCCTGATCGACGGCGAGAAGCAGGGCACCAGCATCACCTACCGCCTGCAGATCTCGGTGCTCGAGGAGGCCTTGCTCGGTCTCATGAACAGCCTCGACATCGGCATGCGGCCACGCGGCCGCACCACCCGCGCACGCAAGGTCGCACCATGA
- a CDS encoding alpha/beta fold hydrolase has translation MPRIVLAALASLAASIPACTDRPPTVAPTTATAGATTPATTAPPAATTEPLEMHLQGAIVVMGQRLPFAVWLHREGDGAKGLLQIPAQGARDLALSDIVIDDEHLAFAMTAINAAWNVTIDDEGDLDACSFTQGGHTFECELAPVTEAAYVAFSKPARPQTPKAPFPYDAIDVRVPNPAAGIELAGTLTVPAGDGPFPAVVLATGSGAQDRDETLFDHKPFLVIADHFARHGIATLRLDDRGVGGSGGDPKVATTDDFVGDALAAVEFVRTQARIDPKRVGVAGHSEGGIIAPVAAARDPKIAFVIMIAGPGVPGSEVLTRQVERLLRAGGKSDAEVRHAVEQERKILAVVAREMDATRQREELRTLMASEPGIDPKMVDAQVEGLMTPWFRHFIRFDPRPDLRKVRVPLLALSGTLDLQVDTDQNLPEIGKTLKKAGNRKVELVRLEGLNHLMQHAKTGELAEYGTIEETVAPEVLERMTAFITAQRGR, from the coding sequence ATGCCACGCATCGTCCTCGCGGCCCTCGCATCCCTGGCCGCGTCCATCCCCGCCTGCACCGATCGACCGCCGACGGTCGCACCGACCACCGCGACCGCGGGCGCGACCACGCCGGCCACGACGGCTCCGCCGGCGGCGACGACGGAGCCGCTCGAGATGCACCTGCAGGGCGCCATCGTGGTGATGGGTCAGCGGCTGCCCTTCGCGGTATGGCTGCACCGCGAGGGCGACGGGGCCAAGGGCCTGCTGCAGATCCCCGCCCAGGGAGCCCGCGATCTCGCGTTGTCGGACATCGTGATCGACGACGAGCACCTCGCATTCGCCATGACGGCCATCAACGCCGCCTGGAACGTGACGATCGACGACGAAGGCGACCTCGACGCGTGTTCGTTCACCCAGGGCGGGCACACCTTCGAGTGCGAGCTCGCGCCGGTGACGGAGGCGGCGTACGTCGCGTTCTCCAAGCCGGCTCGGCCGCAGACCCCGAAGGCGCCCTTCCCCTACGACGCCATCGACGTGCGCGTGCCCAACCCCGCCGCCGGCATCGAGCTCGCGGGCACGCTGACGGTGCCCGCCGGCGACGGCCCCTTCCCCGCGGTCGTGCTCGCGACCGGCTCGGGCGCCCAGGACCGCGACGAGACCCTCTTCGATCACAAGCCGTTCCTGGTCATCGCCGACCACTTCGCACGCCACGGCATCGCGACGCTGCGGCTCGACGATCGCGGCGTCGGTGGCTCGGGTGGCGATCCCAAGGTCGCGACCACCGACGACTTCGTCGGCGACGCACTCGCAGCGGTCGAGTTCGTGCGCACCCAGGCCCGCATCGATCCCAAGCGGGTCGGCGTGGCCGGCCACAGCGAGGGCGGCATCATCGCGCCGGTCGCCGCCGCACGCGATCCGAAGATCGCGTTCGTCATCATGATCGCAGGTCCGGGCGTACCCGGCAGCGAGGTGCTCACACGGCAGGTCGAGCGACTGCTGCGCGCCGGCGGCAAGTCGGACGCCGAGGTTCGCCACGCGGTCGAGCAAGAGCGCAAGATCCTCGCGGTGGTCGCCCGCGAGATGGACGCGACCCGCCAGCGCGAGGAGCTGCGCACCTTGATGGCGAGCGAGCCCGGCATCGACCCGAAGATGGTCGACGCCCAGGTGGAGGGACTGATGACGCCGTGGTTTCGTCACTTCATCCGCTTCGATCCTCGGCCGGACCTGCGCAAGGTCCGGGTGCCGCTGCTGGCGCTCTCGGGCACGCTCGATCTGCAGGTCGACACCGACCAGAACCTGCCGGAGATCGGCAAGACCCTGAAGAAGGCCGGCAACCGCAAGGTCGAGCTGGTGCGCCTCGAGGGCCTCAACCACCTCATGCAGCACGCCAAGACCGGCGAGCTCGCGGAGTACGGCACGATCGAAGAGACCGTCGCGCCCGAGGTGCTCGAGCGCATGACGGCGTTCATCACGGCGCAACGCGGCCGCTGA
- a CDS encoding sigma-70 family RNA polymerase sigma factor, protein MVKPLSTQAAPAPDASVLAAARRAEPWAQRQIVLHLQAPVHRLMWRMLGSAGRSELAQDLTQDALLRIVRALPGFRDDGEAKFRTWALTIATRCAIDELRRRPLPTVAMMSSAASDAVLPDLAIERAAIGGAIAAAIDELAPEIRATFVLRAYHDMDYRDIAEALEIDLGTVKSRLWRARAALQRRLEGLRHG, encoded by the coding sequence ATGGTGAAGCCGCTCTCGACGCAGGCCGCGCCTGCGCCCGATGCCAGCGTGCTCGCGGCCGCGCGTCGGGCAGAGCCGTGGGCGCAGCGTCAGATCGTGCTGCACCTGCAGGCACCGGTCCATCGACTGATGTGGCGGATGCTGGGCTCGGCCGGACGCAGCGAGCTCGCGCAGGACCTCACCCAGGACGCACTGCTGCGGATCGTCCGCGCGTTGCCCGGCTTTCGCGACGACGGCGAGGCCAAGTTCCGCACCTGGGCGCTGACCATCGCCACGCGCTGTGCGATCGACGAGCTGCGTCGACGGCCGCTGCCCACGGTCGCGATGATGTCGTCGGCGGCGAGCGACGCGGTGCTGCCGGACCTCGCGATCGAGCGCGCCGCGATCGGCGGCGCGATCGCGGCCGCGATCGACGAACTCGCCCCCGAGATCCGCGCGACCTTCGTGCTGCGCGCCTACCACGACATGGACTACCGCGACATCGCCGAGGCGCTCGAGATCGATCTCGGCACCGTGAAGTCGCGGCTGTGGCGGGCTCGCGCCGCGCTGCAGCGTCGACTCGAAGGACTTCGCCATGGCTGA
- the pyrC gene encoding dihydroorotase: MDRIELPRPDDWHLHLRDGDVLPELVRHSARFGRAIVMPNLRPPVTAVAGARAYRERILAARPPGSDFEPLMTLYLTAATTTAEIDAAAADPFVHAIKLYPAGATTNADAGVRDVLACDEVLRAMAAVGLPLLVHGESIDPQVDVFDREAVFVRETLARVIDRHPTLPIVLEHVSTAEAVAFVEAAPAHVAATITAHHLLFDRNAMFKGGLRPHMYCLPVLKRAHHREALVRAATSGSPKFFLGTDSAPHGRGAKQAPCGCAGVFTAHAALELYAEAFDAAGALPRLPDFASRFGPAFYRLPVATSRVTLVREPWRVPASYRLGDDELVPLRADELVQWRWLP; this comes from the coding sequence ATGGATCGCATCGAGCTGCCGCGCCCCGACGACTGGCACCTGCACCTGCGCGATGGTGACGTGCTGCCGGAGCTCGTGCGGCACAGCGCCCGGTTCGGCCGCGCGATCGTGATGCCCAACCTGCGGCCGCCGGTCACCGCGGTCGCGGGTGCGCGGGCGTACCGCGAGCGCATCCTCGCGGCGCGCCCGCCGGGATCCGACTTCGAGCCGCTGATGACGCTCTATCTCACCGCGGCCACCACCACCGCCGAGATCGACGCGGCCGCGGCCGACCCCTTCGTGCATGCGATCAAGCTCTACCCCGCGGGGGCCACGACCAACGCCGACGCCGGCGTGCGCGACGTGCTGGCGTGCGACGAGGTGCTGCGCGCAATGGCAGCCGTGGGGTTGCCGCTGCTGGTCCATGGCGAGAGCATCGATCCGCAGGTCGACGTGTTCGATCGCGAGGCCGTGTTCGTGCGCGAGACGCTGGCGCGGGTGATCGATCGCCACCCCACGCTGCCGATCGTGCTCGAGCACGTCAGCACCGCGGAGGCGGTGGCCTTCGTCGAGGCCGCGCCGGCCCACGTGGCGGCGACCATCACCGCTCATCACCTCCTGTTCGACCGCAACGCGATGTTCAAGGGCGGCCTGCGTCCGCACATGTACTGCCTGCCGGTGCTCAAGCGCGCGCACCACCGCGAGGCGCTGGTGCGCGCGGCGACCTCGGGCTCGCCGAAGTTCTTCCTCGGCACCGACAGCGCGCCGCACGGTCGCGGCGCCAAGCAGGCACCGTGCGGCTGCGCCGGCGTGTTCACGGCCCACGCCGCGCTCGAGCTCTACGCCGAGGCCTTCGACGCCGCCGGAGCGCTGCCGCGCCTGCCCGACTTCGCGTCGCGCTTCGGGCCCGCGTTCTACCGGCTGCCGGTGGCCACGAGCCGCGTCACCCTGGTGCGCGAGCCCTGGCGGGTGCCCGCGAGCTACCGCCTGGGTGACGACGAGCTGGTGCCGCTGCGGGCCGACGAGCTGGTGCAGTGGCGGTGGCTGCCGTAG
- a CDS encoding SdpI family protein, giving the protein MSRSSLFPALIIVGIMALASLWGAAVLPDDVRIPIHFDLQLRADRWVGKTAGLLLAPGVALAVVGVMMLAPRIDPRGANLRRSQHAVDVSSLAITSLFAMLHLSVLGHVAGLSSSPAQVLPLVLSVFLVAVGNVMGKLASNHVIGVRTRWTLADEQVWRSTQRFTGRAFVAVGLVGLATTFLTDARRGGVVVTAGMLIAAAAGVLASYLSWRRRHVTPARK; this is encoded by the coding sequence ATGAGCCGTAGCTCACTGTTTCCCGCGTTGATCATCGTCGGGATCATGGCGTTGGCCTCGCTCTGGGGCGCGGCCGTGCTCCCCGACGACGTGCGCATCCCGATCCACTTCGACCTGCAGCTCCGCGCCGACCGGTGGGTCGGCAAGACCGCCGGCCTGCTGCTCGCGCCCGGCGTGGCGCTGGCGGTGGTGGGGGTGATGATGTTGGCGCCGCGCATCGACCCCCGCGGCGCCAACCTGCGACGCTCCCAGCACGCCGTCGACGTCTCGTCGCTCGCGATCACCAGCCTGTTCGCGATGCTGCACCTGTCCGTGCTCGGCCACGTCGCCGGGCTCTCGTCGTCTCCCGCACAGGTGCTACCGCTGGTGCTCTCGGTGTTCCTCGTCGCGGTCGGCAACGTCATGGGCAAGCTCGCCAGCAACCACGTCATCGGTGTGCGCACGCGTTGGACCCTCGCCGACGAGCAGGTATGGCGATCCACCCAGCGCTTCACCGGGCGAGCGTTCGTCGCGGTCGGGCTCGTCGGGCTCGCGACCACCTTCCTGACCGACGCACGCCGTGGCGGCGTGGTCGTGACCGCCGGCATGCTGATCGCCGCAGCAGCCGGTGTACTCGCCTCGTATCTCTCGTGGCGCCGGCGCCACGTCACCCCCGCACGAAAGTGA